A window of the Electrophorus electricus isolate fEleEle1 chromosome 11, fEleEle1.pri, whole genome shotgun sequence genome harbors these coding sequences:
- the tomm20a gene encoding translocase of outer mitochondrial membrane 20, which produces MLDSKIGSIAAGIGGALLIGYCIYFDRKRRSDPNFKKRLRERRRKQKIAQEKSGLARIPDLKDPGAVQQFFLDEIQLGEELLAQGDYEKGVDHLTNAIAVCGQPQQLLQVLQQTLPPPVFQMLITKVPTVSQRIVSAQILAEDDVE; this is translated from the exons ATGTTGGATAGTAAAATTGGTTCGATTGCAGCCGGCATCGGTGGGGCCTTGTTGATCGGTTATTGCATTTATTTCGACAGAAAACGGAGAAGTGATCCTAACTTCAAAAAAAGATTGCGTGAAC GTAGGAGGAAGCAAAAAATCGCACAGGAAAAGTCTGGATTAGCCAGG ATACCAGATCTGAAAGATCCTGGAGCTGTGCAACAGTTCTTTCTTGATGAGATCCAGCTTGGAGAAGAGCTGTTAGCACAGG GAGACTATGAGAAAGGTGTGGACCACTTGACTAATGCAATTGCTGTGTGTGGACAGCCCCAGCAGCTCTTACAGGTGCTCCAGCAGACTTTACCTCCACCTGTCTTCCAGATGCTTATTACCAAAGTACCCACCGTCAGCCAG cGGATAGTAAGTGCCCAGATCTTGGCTGAAGATGATGTTGAATGA